From Lysinibacillus sp. SGAir0095, the proteins below share one genomic window:
- a CDS encoding YbaB/EbfC family nucleoid-associated protein: MRGMGNMQGMMKKMQKMQKEMMQAQEELNAKEFEGTAGGGMVTITLNGQREVLGVKLDPSVVDPDDVEMLEDLIVVATNEALKKVEETTSSTMGKFTQGLNLPF; this comes from the coding sequence ATGCGCGGTATGGGAAATATGCAAGGTATGATGAAGAAAATGCAAAAAATGCAAAAGGAAATGATGCAAGCTCAAGAAGAGCTAAATGCAAAAGAATTTGAAGGTACTGCTGGCGGCGGTATGGTAACAATTACGTTAAACGGTCAACGTGAAGTGCTAGGCGTTAAATTAGATCCATCTGTCGTAGATCCTGACGATGTAGAAATGTTAGAAGACTTAATCGTTGTTGCTACAAATGAAGCATTAAAGAAAGTAGAAGAAACGACTTCATCAACAATGGGTAAATTCACTCAAGGATTAAACCTTCCATTCTAG
- the recR gene encoding recombination mediator RecR, with the protein MYYPEPISKLIDSFMKLPGIGPKTAARLAFFVLTMKEDTVSTFAKALIDAKRNLMYCSVCGHITDVDPCQICSDKQRDISTICVVQDPKDVIAMEKMRDYQGLYHVLHGAISPMDGVGPEDINVASLITRLQDERVQELILATNPTIEGEATAMYISRLVKPSGIRTTRIAHGLPVGGDLEYADEVTLSKALEGRREL; encoded by the coding sequence ATGTATTACCCTGAACCAATATCAAAGCTAATTGATAGCTTTATGAAATTGCCAGGCATCGGTCCGAAAACTGCGGCCCGACTGGCATTTTTCGTTTTAACTATGAAAGAAGATACGGTATCCACCTTTGCAAAAGCTTTAATCGATGCAAAAAGAAATTTAATGTATTGCTCTGTTTGTGGGCATATTACAGATGTAGACCCATGTCAAATTTGTTCTGATAAACAGCGTGACATATCAACAATTTGTGTTGTTCAAGATCCAAAAGATGTGATTGCAATGGAGAAAATGCGTGATTATCAAGGGTTATATCATGTTTTACACGGTGCGATTTCTCCAATGGATGGGGTAGGGCCAGAAGATATTAATGTAGCCTCATTGATTACACGTTTGCAAGATGAACGTGTACAAGAGCTAATCTTGGCAACGAACCCGACAATTGAGGGGGAAGCAACAGCCATGTATATATCTCGTCTTGTAAAACCTTCTGGTATTCGTACAACGCGTATTGCACATGGTTTACCTGTTGGTGGCGATTTAGAGTATGCTGATGAAGTTACTTTATCCAAAGCATTAGAAGGCCGCCGCGAACTTTAG
- a CDS encoding YaaL family protein has product MIFSRKGKLKREFDEKLVNLIKETKDDWSNAKVIEDLVDDYDLEVIAHRKIAESVHFYLFKEARIRKILIK; this is encoded by the coding sequence TTGATATTTAGTCGTAAAGGGAAACTAAAGAGAGAATTTGATGAAAAGCTGGTCAATCTTATAAAAGAGACAAAAGATGACTGGAGTAATGCGAAAGTGATTGAGGATCTTGTCGATGATTATGATTTAGAGGTCATCGCACACCGGAAAATTGCGGAAAGTGTTCATTTTTATTTATTTAAAGAAGCAAGAATTCGAAAAATATTAATTAAATAA
- a CDS encoding pro-sigmaK processing inhibitor BofA family protein, with protein sequence MTTYIAIGVVCALLFFTILIGRKVGFGAILEKLAILWFKLACSFALLYIAHIIVDGYDIVVPVNLFSALTITILGIPGVLCIGVLTVLQ encoded by the coding sequence TTGACAACATACATAGCAATTGGTGTTGTTTGTGCGCTACTCTTTTTTACTATATTAATAGGTAGAAAAGTAGGGTTTGGAGCAATTCTTGAAAAGTTAGCGATTCTTTGGTTTAAGCTTGCTTGCTCCTTTGCGTTATTGTACATAGCTCATATTATTGTTGACGGTTATGACATAGTAGTCCCGGTTAATCTGTTTTCCGCACTTACAATTACGATTTTAGGAATACCAGGCGTTCTTTGTATTGGAGTATTAACAGTACTCCAATAA
- a CDS encoding Ger(x)C family spore germination protein — MNSYKLLVLLCTTCIILMGCTEQHILERTSLTTLIGYDLAEDDQITVTAAIRQINPDLESNVEIQSATEPTSRGARLKIDLKTSKKIGSGQLRVVLFGEELAKAGIVDSIHTLKINPEISNGIYLAVVEGNSKSLIENNYKNITDIGQHIFQLIEHNIDQNHVLSSTLHEINRENLSKLGDYSLPMLKKQGEYVEISSIGFFKEDKFVGSLPAEDFLYIKMIRDNLQDGSLGLALPTTTLELSSDDSSEEIQIAVDSIKSKRKIKLADKTVPEFDLLIDLESRLVEVPSNLRIKNIESTENLEKAINKKIESEINRIIQYSQEINSDIFRFGERYKAQVRKANIDLEKWHEMYTEMKVNVTVNTKIVRDGVFQ, encoded by the coding sequence TTGAATTCCTATAAATTATTAGTTCTGCTCTGTACAACCTGTATTATCTTAATGGGTTGCACAGAGCAGCATATTCTTGAGAGAACTAGTTTAACAACGTTAATTGGTTATGATTTAGCAGAAGATGATCAGATTACTGTTACTGCTGCTATCCGACAGATCAACCCCGATCTAGAAAGTAATGTAGAAATACAATCTGCAACAGAACCTACAAGCAGAGGCGCTCGTTTGAAAATCGATCTAAAAACGTCAAAAAAAATTGGCTCCGGACAACTAAGAGTTGTATTATTCGGTGAGGAGTTAGCGAAAGCTGGTATTGTTGATAGTATACACACATTAAAAATAAATCCTGAAATCAGTAACGGTATCTACTTAGCTGTAGTTGAGGGGAATTCCAAATCCTTAATTGAAAATAACTATAAAAATATTACGGATATTGGTCAACATATTTTTCAGTTAATCGAGCATAATATAGACCAAAACCATGTTCTTTCATCAACGCTTCATGAAATAAATCGCGAAAACCTTTCCAAATTAGGTGATTATTCGCTACCCATGTTAAAAAAGCAAGGAGAATATGTTGAAATCTCAAGTATTGGTTTTTTTAAAGAGGATAAATTTGTTGGAAGTCTTCCTGCAGAAGACTTTCTTTATATTAAAATGATTCGAGATAATCTACAAGATGGTTCACTTGGGTTAGCATTACCCACTACAACTTTAGAATTAAGCTCTGATGATTCTTCTGAAGAAATACAAATAGCCGTTGATTCTATTAAATCGAAGCGAAAAATCAAATTAGCTGATAAAACGGTACCTGAATTTGATTTATTAATCGATCTTGAAAGTCGATTAGTAGAAGTTCCTTCTAATTTACGTATAAAGAATATAGAATCAACTGAAAATCTCGAAAAAGCAATAAATAAGAAAATAGAAAGTGAAATAAATCGAATTATTCAATATAGCCAAGAAATTAATTCCGATATTTTCCGATTTGGCGAACGCTATAAAGCCCAAGTTCGAAAAGCAAATATTGATTTAGAAAAGTGGCATGAAATGTATACAGAAATGAAAGTGAACGTCACAGTAAATACCAAAATCGTTCGTGATGGTGTGTTTCAATAA
- a CDS encoding GerAB/ArcD/ProY family transporter, whose protein sequence is MLQVNSTQKFNAFLLFFIISKVQIGIGVYGFQSVIYKDAKQDSWISIIISFLAAHILVVIIFKTLELYKSDDIYGIHLDLFGKFLGNFVNLIFIVYYGLLFTVIIENFTEVIVTWVFPNLNPSFIVITILLLVIYAFTGGLRVIIGLCFLCFFFPQWMLVILLYPLEFANINYLFPIFDNDIISLLKGAYSMTLTIVGFEVINVLYPFVKEKKKAKLYVHLGLLYTLIIYLFVMLISLTFFSGEQLERVIWATLSLFSIIRLPFFERIEIFTVCFWIIIILPNLCIFAWSAYRAFKRMIKINEKKFILIFSMIIFIGTLLIQTQMQLEEISTFVSQTSFYLVFTFPLFVYLIAFFKKKIIKR, encoded by the coding sequence ATGTTACAAGTAAATTCTACTCAAAAGTTTAATGCTTTTCTTCTCTTTTTTATTATTAGTAAAGTTCAAATTGGTATCGGAGTCTATGGGTTCCAGAGCGTCATCTATAAAGATGCAAAACAAGATTCATGGATTTCTATTATCATTAGTTTTCTTGCAGCACATATTCTTGTAGTTATCATTTTTAAAACACTGGAGTTATATAAGTCAGATGATATCTACGGAATACACTTAGATTTATTTGGTAAATTTTTAGGTAACTTCGTTAATTTAATATTTATTGTTTATTATGGATTATTATTTACCGTTATCATTGAAAACTTCACAGAAGTGATTGTTACATGGGTATTTCCCAACTTAAATCCATCTTTTATCGTCATTACCATACTATTACTTGTTATTTATGCTTTCACAGGTGGACTAAGAGTAATTATTGGCCTTTGTTTTTTATGTTTCTTTTTTCCGCAATGGATGCTCGTTATCCTATTGTATCCATTAGAATTTGCCAATATAAATTACCTTTTCCCTATCTTTGATAATGATATTATAAGTCTTCTAAAAGGGGCCTACTCCATGACCTTAACAATAGTAGGTTTCGAAGTAATAAATGTACTTTATCCTTTCGTTAAAGAAAAGAAGAAAGCGAAATTGTATGTCCATTTAGGTTTACTCTACACACTGATCATTTATCTTTTTGTTATGCTAATTTCCTTAACTTTTTTTAGTGGAGAACAGCTTGAGAGAGTAATATGGGCTACATTATCATTGTTTAGCATTATTCGCCTCCCTTTCTTTGAAAGAATTGAAATTTTTACTGTTTGTTTTTGGATAATTATTATTTTACCGAATCTTTGTATATTTGCTTGGTCAGCCTATCGTGCTTTTAAACGCATGATTAAAATAAATGAGAAAAAGTTCATTTTAATTTTTTCAATGATTATTTTTATCGGAACCTTACTTATCCAAACGCAAATGCAACTGGAGGAAATTAGCACGTTTGTTTCGCAAACTTCATTTTATTTAGTGTTTACATTTCCGTTATTTGTATATTTGATTGCATTTTTTAAGAAAAAAATCATAAAACGATAG
- a CDS encoding spore germination protein, with protein MNGDIESSTKEFVKSITKKLHSPADLVTHYVTDTITVVFIENLIKEDVLNEKILPRLQNINEETPTIIQKTLPLPQVSISNQLNMCIDTMLIGAVIIHIEGYSQSVLAEIPTIESRTLSTPENESQVIGSQVGFNESISTNISLIRRYIMNPNLCNEKLKVGKQTNTNIALLYIDGIATEQNVNTVRQRIESLHIQDLLDSTMLSELIDDNSLSMFPQMLLTERPDRFCDGLLSGKIGILVDGSSMAILCPYSFIEFFHSREDKNLRWPVATFVRLLRFAALIISIFFTPLYVASLTFHYEVIPQPLLVPLSESRAIVPFPPILEALFLELIIELLREAGARLPTKIGQTIGIVGGIVLGTAAVQAGITSNILIIIIALCALSSFTTPNYMMGNVIRVLRFPIIILAGFWGYYGIILAFCALIIHLLRQTSLGAPYMSPFYPPRFKNWGDSIIRLPIPFMIRKSPNARVSNTDDQTVSMTLEGKEKVKE; from the coding sequence TTGAATGGTGATATTGAATCTTCTACTAAAGAATTTGTTAAATCAATAACGAAGAAACTCCATTCACCAGCTGATTTGGTAACTCATTATGTCACTGATACTATCACGGTTGTATTTATCGAAAACTTAATTAAAGAAGATGTTTTGAATGAAAAAATACTGCCTAGATTGCAGAACATTAACGAAGAAACACCGACTATCATTCAAAAAACCTTACCACTACCACAAGTTAGTATATCCAATCAATTGAATATGTGTATTGATACCATGTTGATAGGTGCTGTCATTATTCACATTGAAGGATATTCACAATCAGTTTTAGCTGAAATACCAACAATTGAGTCACGCACTTTATCTACACCTGAAAACGAATCACAAGTAATAGGTTCTCAAGTAGGTTTTAATGAAAGTATCTCAACAAATATATCTCTTATTCGACGGTATATTATGAATCCGAATCTTTGTAATGAAAAATTAAAGGTTGGAAAACAAACCAACACCAACATTGCTTTGCTATATATTGACGGTATCGCAACTGAACAAAATGTTAATACCGTACGCCAAAGAATAGAATCTCTGCACATTCAAGACTTACTTGACAGCACAATGCTTTCAGAACTAATTGATGATAATTCCTTATCTATGTTTCCTCAAATGTTACTAACCGAACGTCCTGACCGATTTTGCGACGGATTACTTAGTGGAAAAATAGGTATTCTTGTAGATGGTAGCTCAATGGCCATCTTATGTCCTTATTCATTTATTGAGTTTTTTCATAGTAGAGAAGACAAGAATTTACGATGGCCAGTTGCCACATTTGTTCGATTATTAAGATTTGCGGCTCTTATTATTTCAATCTTTTTTACACCCTTGTATGTAGCATCTCTAACTTTCCATTATGAAGTGATTCCACAACCGCTTTTAGTTCCACTCAGTGAATCACGAGCTATCGTGCCATTTCCACCAATACTGGAAGCTCTTTTTTTAGAATTAATTATTGAATTACTTCGTGAGGCAGGGGCAAGATTGCCTACTAAAATTGGTCAAACCATCGGGATTGTTGGGGGGATTGTACTAGGTACAGCTGCAGTGCAAGCAGGTATAACGAGTAATATTCTTATTATCATTATCGCTTTGTGCGCACTCTCCTCTTTTACTACACCGAACTATATGATGGGGAATGTTATCAGAGTACTTCGATTTCCTATTATTATTTTAGCTGGATTCTGGGGATATTATGGAATTATTTTGGCTTTTTGTGCTCTCATAATTCATTTATTGCGTCAAACAAGCTTAGGTGCTCCTTATATGTCACCATTTTACCCACCGAGATTTAAAAACTGGGGGGATAGTATTATTCGCTTACCGATCCCATTCATGATTCGAAAGTCACCAAATGCAAGGGTAAGTAATACAGATGATCAAACTGTTAGCATGACATTGGAAGGCAAAGAGAAGGTGAAAGAGTGA
- a CDS encoding uridine phosphorylase, whose amino-acid sequence MKFYGDFTKKDWLDAFGVDEKQIPLSFIIHGEWNHEENLAFWKDLLKKELWLPKWNTIIGEYKETKIGFANVYGSPIATMITHQFALAGTNQFIQTGYFGGLSIDVKYGDILIVSQAEMQDGASHWYLPNSKMVKSDEELLSAAIDYCEKRGYSYVVGSVLSTSVMLLETQEMINEWASNGHLGVDMETAATLSAAKRFDKKAIALLNLSDHLIVGDSLYSYTKERELIEAETDIKIRDLALYLSSISK is encoded by the coding sequence TTGAAGTTTTATGGGGATTTTACAAAGAAAGATTGGTTAGATGCTTTTGGTGTAGATGAGAAACAAATTCCTTTATCATTCATAATTCACGGTGAATGGAACCACGAAGAAAATCTAGCCTTTTGGAAAGACCTCTTAAAAAAAGAATTGTGGTTGCCGAAATGGAACACTATTATTGGGGAATACAAAGAAACCAAAATTGGATTTGCCAATGTATATGGTAGCCCTATTGCAACTATGATCACACATCAATTTGCTTTGGCTGGAACCAATCAGTTTATCCAGACAGGTTATTTTGGTGGCTTATCCATTGATGTAAAATACGGTGATATTTTAATTGTTTCACAGGCAGAAATGCAGGATGGTGCGTCTCATTGGTATCTACCTAATTCCAAAATGGTTAAATCCGACGAAGAATTATTAAGTGCCGCAATCGATTATTGTGAAAAAAGAGGGTACTCATATGTAGTTGGAAGTGTTCTATCTACTAGCGTAATGTTGCTTGAAACCCAAGAAATGATTAATGAATGGGCATCGAACGGTCATTTGGGAGTAGATATGGAAACAGCAGCGACTTTATCGGCAGCCAAAAGGTTCGATAAAAAAGCGATTGCTTTGTTAAATCTGTCAGACCATTTAATAGTAGGAGATTCACTTTACTCTTACACAAAAGAAAGAGAATTAATTGAAGCAGAAACAGATATAAAAATAAGGGACCTAGCACTATATTTATCATCAATCTCAAAGTAG
- a CDS encoding aminotransferase class I/II-fold pyridoxal phosphate-dependent enzyme gives MKRERPVVSALQKFAKDEPMSWHVPGHKNGLLSNLPRNLKEALTYDLTELTGLDDYHHPEEAIAQAEMLLASAYQTNRSFFLVNGSTVGNLAMIYATCKRNEKIIVQRNAHKSIFHALELVGAKAIFVAPAWDMTTTTAGAVSTTTLKEALQLHPDAKAVVLTYPTYYGLAGKELETQVKLCHEMKIPVLVDEAHGAHFIASQSFPPSAIQLGADVVVQSAHKTLPAMTMASFLHVNSNLLKVEKINHYLRMLQSSSPSYLLLASLDDARDYIDTYLESDATYLQEKRNQWIEALRSIDPLQVIEVDDPLKLLLRFPGYTGFQLKEVLEQQRIYVELADAYQVLFILPLLKHGQAYPFAEARIRIKEAIFNLRKKGVNTIQTVTPSNEYTTVSMPEYSYDELEQLEKEWVPYMRAIGRAAASMLIPYPPGIPLFVPGEKITVAKLSQLEELLAVGAAFQGQHRLDEKLIYVIK, from the coding sequence ATGAAAAGGGAAAGACCGGTCGTTTCGGCTCTACAAAAATTTGCTAAAGATGAGCCAATGAGTTGGCATGTTCCGGGACATAAAAACGGCTTATTATCAAACTTACCAAGAAATCTCAAAGAAGCACTTACATACGATCTAACAGAGTTGACAGGCTTGGATGATTATCACCATCCAGAAGAAGCCATTGCGCAGGCAGAAATGCTTTTAGCCAGTGCATACCAAACAAATAGAAGTTTCTTTTTAGTGAACGGTTCGACAGTAGGAAATCTGGCAATGATCTATGCAACCTGTAAACGAAATGAAAAAATTATCGTGCAAAGAAATGCACATAAATCCATTTTTCATGCTTTAGAGCTTGTAGGGGCAAAAGCTATATTTGTGGCACCTGCATGGGATATGACAACCACTACTGCTGGAGCTGTTTCAACAACAACATTGAAAGAAGCATTGCAGCTTCATCCTGATGCTAAAGCCGTTGTATTAACTTATCCTACCTACTATGGGTTAGCAGGTAAGGAGCTGGAGACACAAGTAAAATTGTGTCATGAAATGAAAATACCAGTTCTTGTTGACGAGGCTCATGGCGCCCATTTCATAGCGAGTCAATCATTCCCACCCTCTGCCATCCAATTAGGGGCAGATGTTGTTGTACAATCTGCACATAAAACACTTCCAGCTATGACCATGGCCTCTTTTTTACATGTGAACTCAAATTTACTTAAAGTAGAAAAGATTAATCATTATTTACGTATGCTTCAATCCAGTAGTCCGTCATATTTGCTTCTTGCTTCTTTAGATGACGCAAGAGACTATATAGATACCTATTTAGAAAGTGATGCAACCTATTTACAAGAGAAAAGAAATCAGTGGATAGAAGCATTGCGTTCAATAGATCCTTTACAGGTCATTGAAGTTGATGACCCGTTGAAGCTATTATTACGCTTCCCGGGATATACTGGCTTTCAGTTGAAAGAGGTACTTGAACAACAACGGATATATGTCGAGCTTGCTGATGCTTATCAAGTATTATTTATCCTACCGCTACTAAAACATGGACAAGCTTACCCATTTGCTGAGGCACGAATACGAATAAAAGAAGCCATTTTTAATTTAAGGAAAAAAGGGGTAAATACCATTCAAACGGTTACACCATCCAATGAATATACAACCGTTTCGATGCCGGAGTATTCCTATGATGAATTAGAACAACTTGAAAAGGAGTGGGTTCCATATATGCGGGCAATTGGACGTGCTGCTGCAAGCATGTTGATTCCATATCCACCCGGTATCCCATTATTCGTGCCAGGAGAAAAAATTACAGTGGCTAAATTGAGTCAACTAGAAGAGTTACTTGCAGTAGGTGCAGCTTTTCAAGGACAACATCGTTTGGACGAAAAGCTGATTTACGTCATAAAGTAA
- the tmk gene encoding dTMP kinase — protein sequence MKSNLFITFEGPEGAGKTTILTKISERLREQNIDLLATREPGGIEIAEKIREVILNPANTAMDERTEALLYAAARSQHFFEKVEPAIKQGKLVLCDRFIDSSLAYQGYARGIGMDEVLSINEFAIGKRMPDLTILFDLNPAVGLARIHAHNERELNRLDVESLSFHEKVREGYHEVVKRYPNRIKVVNADQSVENVVEEVWRLICEALDEK from the coding sequence ATGAAAAGCAATCTATTTATTACATTTGAAGGCCCTGAAGGAGCAGGAAAAACGACCATTTTAACGAAAATTTCCGAGCGACTGCGTGAACAAAACATCGATTTATTAGCCACGCGAGAACCAGGTGGTATTGAAATTGCGGAAAAAATCCGTGAAGTAATCTTAAACCCTGCAAATACAGCAATGGATGAAAGAACAGAAGCATTATTGTATGCTGCTGCTCGAAGCCAGCATTTTTTCGAAAAAGTAGAGCCAGCCATCAAACAAGGAAAACTCGTATTATGTGATCGTTTTATCGATTCTTCATTAGCCTATCAAGGATATGCTCGTGGAATTGGCATGGATGAAGTATTATCGATAAATGAATTCGCAATTGGGAAACGTATGCCGGATTTAACCATATTATTTGATTTAAATCCTGCAGTTGGACTAGCCCGAATTCATGCACACAATGAGCGTGAGTTGAATAGACTTGATGTTGAGAGCTTATCATTTCACGAAAAAGTTAGGGAAGGTTATCATGAAGTAGTAAAGCGTTATCCTAATAGAATTAAAGTAGTGAATGCTGATCAGTCTGTGGAGAATGTAGTAGAAGAAGTCTGGCGTCTAATATGTGAAGCGCTAGATGAAAAGTAA
- a CDS encoding cyclic-di-AMP receptor, whose amino-acid sequence MKLVVAVVQDQDSNRLSSALTKNNFRATKLASTGGFLRSGNTTFIVGTEDSLIPQLLDIIRDNCRSREQMVSPVSPLGGNADSYIPYPIEVEVGGATVFVLPIEQFHHF is encoded by the coding sequence ATGAAGTTAGTTGTTGCAGTCGTTCAGGACCAAGATAGTAATCGTTTGTCTAGCGCGTTAACTAAAAATAATTTTCGCGCAACGAAATTAGCAAGTACTGGCGGGTTTTTACGTTCAGGAAACACAACCTTTATCGTCGGAACGGAGGATTCTTTAATTCCCCAATTGCTTGATATAATTCGAGATAATTGTCGTTCCCGCGAACAGATGGTGTCACCCGTTTCACCTTTAGGTGGGAATGCAGACTCCTATATCCCGTATCCCATTGAAGTTGAAGTTGGGGGAGCAACAGTATTTGTGTTACCAATCGAACAGTTCCACCATTTCTAA
- a CDS encoding YaaR family protein — translation MKINQDLRLGLKTNHHDIKHANQSGNRFGEVLVKQGTKLQNEQLTRLMGDISAAGDRVARSRNLRELTRFKMLIKRFLQEAVEYGLDMKQSHTWNRFGEGRRLKIVETIDERLVELAQDILIEEKSSIDLLDKIGEIKGLLVNLYM, via the coding sequence TTGAAGATAAATCAAGATTTGCGATTGGGTTTAAAAACGAATCATCATGATATAAAACATGCGAACCAATCAGGAAATCGCTTTGGCGAAGTGCTTGTTAAACAGGGCACTAAGCTTCAAAACGAGCAGTTAACCAGATTAATGGGCGATATATCTGCTGCTGGTGACCGTGTTGCAAGGTCTCGTAATCTGCGTGAGTTGACTCGTTTTAAAATGCTAATCAAACGTTTCTTACAAGAAGCCGTAGAATATGGTCTTGATATGAAACAATCTCATACATGGAATCGTTTTGGAGAAGGGCGTCGTCTCAAAATTGTCGAAACGATTGATGAGCGATTAGTAGAACTTGCACAAGATATTTTAATTGAAGAGAAGAGTTCAATTGATTTGCTTGATAAAATCGGTGAAATAAAAGGATTATTAGTGAATCTATATATGTAA
- the holB gene encoding DNA polymerase III subunit delta' gives MVENVEELKVLQPLVMKQLLTIFEKNRTGHAYIFDGEKGTGKNQIAIFFIKLLLCLNPSKNVPCETCRNCKRIETGNHPNVKQLEPDGQFIKIDQIRELISGMTKTSMEEGRKIYVLHHADRMNISSANTLLKFLEEPEGNVTAILLTESYQSILPTIQSRCQHIKFATIPRDILLKQLQEQGITFSMASTVSMLTNSLETAILLAHDEQFAHARKTVLKLVETVRKNVHEALLVVYEDWLVSFKEKDEIEQALDLLLFAYRDIVAIKANPQSSCTYPDMLQSWKEIALHTTYDRLSDQLQAILQARQNLQRNMNRSLLMEQLMLNLQEGYTFV, from the coding sequence GTGGTAGAAAATGTCGAAGAACTTAAGGTGTTACAGCCTTTAGTAATGAAGCAGTTACTCACGATTTTTGAAAAGAATAGAACCGGCCATGCGTACATATTTGATGGTGAAAAAGGAACGGGTAAAAATCAAATCGCAATTTTTTTCATAAAACTACTTTTGTGTCTGAACCCGTCGAAAAATGTTCCATGTGAAACATGTCGAAATTGCAAACGCATTGAAACAGGGAATCATCCAAATGTGAAGCAGTTGGAACCAGATGGACAATTTATCAAAATCGACCAAATTCGAGAGCTTATTTCTGGAATGACGAAAACTAGCATGGAGGAGGGACGTAAAATTTATGTCCTTCATCACGCAGATCGCATGAATATCTCTTCCGCTAATACACTACTAAAATTTTTAGAAGAGCCTGAAGGTAATGTGACAGCTATTCTATTAACAGAAAGCTATCAGTCCATCTTACCGACAATACAGTCACGTTGCCAGCATATAAAATTTGCTACTATTCCACGTGATATTTTATTGAAGCAACTTCAAGAACAGGGTATCACCTTTTCAATGGCGTCTACTGTTAGCATGTTAACTAATAGCTTAGAAACAGCGATTTTATTAGCACATGATGAGCAGTTTGCACATGCAAGAAAAACAGTGTTAAAATTAGTAGAGACAGTCAGAAAAAATGTCCATGAGGCATTGTTAGTTGTGTATGAAGATTGGCTGGTTTCGTTTAAGGAAAAAGACGAAATAGAACAAGCCTTAGATTTACTACTATTCGCATATCGTGATATTGTAGCTATAAAAGCGAATCCACAAAGCTCATGTACATATCCAGACATGTTGCAAAGTTGGAAGGAAATCGCGTTACACACAACTTATGATCGTCTGTCAGATCAATTGCAGGCAATTTTACAAGCTAGACAAAATTTGCAGCGCAATATGAATCGGTCGCTTTTGATGGAGCAGCTAATGCTTAATCTGCAGGAGGGGTATACATTTGTATAA